The following proteins are encoded in a genomic region of Clostridium kluyveri:
- a CDS encoding cupin domain-containing protein → MSGTTDLSKGAIFPIGEPLPEKFSKFFVGKAYLNMLTTTGVGVGNVTFEPGCRNNWHIHHQGGQILLVTGGRGYYQAWGEEAKELKPGDVVNIPAEVKHWHGAAPDSWFAHLAIEVPAEGASNEWLEAVTDEVYSKLR, encoded by the coding sequence GAACTACAGATTTAAGTAAAGGTGCGATCTTTCCAATAGGAGAACCTCTACCAGAAAAGTTCAGCAAGTTTTTTGTTGGAAAGGCATATTTAAATATGCTGACCACTACAGGTGTAGGTGTGGGAAATGTGACATTTGAACCAGGATGTCGTAATAACTGGCATATCCATCACCAGGGTGGGCAGATTCTTCTCGTGACAGGTGGTAGAGGCTACTATCAGGCATGGGGAGAAGAAGCAAAAGAATTAAAGCCAGGAGATGTAGTAAATATCCCTGCAGAGGTGAAACACTGGCATGGTGCTGCACCGGATAGTTGGTTTGCACATCTGGCTATTGAAGTGCCGGCGGAAGGCGCAAGTAATGAATGGCTAGAAGCGGTGACAGATGAAGTATACAGTAAGTTAAGATAA